The nucleotide window TCTTATTGAGCGCATTGCGCTACAGCTATTACAGGGTGAAATAAGCCAGGGACAAGCGTTGCAGGAGTTTAGAAAAAAAATTACTGCAATGAATCAAAGCGACTATGCCAAGCTCACAAGAACTTCCCGAAAGACCGTTTCGGAAGTGGAAAATGACTTGGGTAATTATTCTAGTGATGTCATTAATAGACTGTTTAAGCCTTTTGGACTAAAAGTTGGCCTGGTTCCGGGATCCGCTCGGTTAAAGCGCCGTACATTGAAGGTATCGTGAGCGCGCCCGACGGTTATGGGAGCTACTGCGGAGGTGTGCAGCGCCAAGGATGGCGCTGCCCAAGCCCTACAGGGATGTATTCACGGGCGTCCTCCGCAGTAGTTACTATAACCTCAGCGCTCTCTCACGCCTCAATAACCCGCAACTTCAAGGTTTTGGCTACCTGGTACAGGCCGTTGCTGCGCGAAGGGCTTAGGGCGTTGTCGAGGCCTTCGGCGCGGTAAAAGGCGTCAATATCAAAGGCCGCTATTTCCGCTACTGAGCAGCCATCCAGCCGCTGCTGTAGCAGCGCCAGTAAGCCGCGCACAATGCGTGACTCAGAATCAAAGCGAATAACGACCGCTTGCGGGTCAGAAGTATCCAGCCACAGCCATACTTTAGCCTCGCAGCCACCCACCAGATGATCGTCATCACGACATTCCTGCGGATATTCTGGTAGACTTTTGGCTTGTTGAACTAAGTGACGAAAAAGCTGCTCCCAGCTGGCCATGTAAACTCTCCCTTACGGAAATAGAGTTTTATTCTCCCATAACTTGTGAGATCGACGCCAGTCTAGGATAATGGCAACATAATAAAAACCAACATTCAGAACATTCCAGAAAAAGGAAGGCAACATGAAGATACTTGTCGCGGTTAAGCGCGTCATTGACTACAACGTCAAGGTGCGTGTTAAACCAGATCAGTCCGATGTCGATTTGGCAAACGTCAAAATGGCACTTAACCCATTCTGTGAAATTGCGGTAGAAGAAGCCGTGCGCCTGAAAGAAGCGGGCACTGCAGACGAAGTGGTTGTTGTTTCTATTGGCCCTAAAGCGGTGCAGGAGC belongs to Idiomarina sp. PL1-037 and includes:
- a CDS encoding SufE family protein, with product MASWEQLFRHLVQQAKSLPEYPQECRDDDHLVGGCEAKVWLWLDTSDPQAVVIRFDSESRIVRGLLALLQQRLDGCSVAEIAAFDIDAFYRAEGLDNALSPSRSNGLYQVAKTLKLRVIEA